The nucleotide sequence ATGAGAGGTAGCGACAGAGTTTTTCCTTTTCGCTGTCAATGAAGTTATAGTACAACTTTATGATAGTGATTAGATTCAAAAAATCATTAGATCATTAAGAAATTGATGGTGCCAATGACGTAGGTGTTCACCTCTTCCCATTCCGAACAGAGCAGTTAAGCCCTACAGTGCTGATGGTACTGGGTTAACCCCCGGGAGAGTAAGTCGGCGCCACATTCATTAGATATAGAAGGTTAGTTAACACAAGATGTTGGCTAACCTTTTTTTGTATATCATAAAATGTGCAAATTGTACTATTTTATGTATAGATTATAATTTAAGTGTACTCATCAACTATTTTTTGTACTTATTGGTTCTTTGGATATCCAGCTTAACAGATCTATATACTTTAAAATGCTATACGGCTATTACTGCTAACTATGAAATTTTATTATTTACTCACTCAATTATTTCTTCCATTTTCACTATTCGCAATTCAGGAAGACTGTAAAGAAATCTCCAAAAAAGAGTATACAAAGGTAATATCTACTTTTCATGAATTACCTGAAGATATCTACAGTGTAAAAGCTAAAGAATTTACAGAGGTATACTGTATGAACAGTAAATCTGTACATGAGTTAGCTGCCATATTTAAATCAGATCATGAGCGTATAGAGTATTTATACCACGCATATGCTTATGTAGAGGATTGGTCAGATTTACATACAATGCATTTTCATTTCGAAGATAGCTTATACTTAGAACGATTTGTCTCTTTTGTACAAAGCTTTGAAAGTGACATGTCAAATATTTCAGAAGATTTAGCAAGAATAGAATCCGAAATGATCACCGATTATGTTTTGGAAGAAATACCAGAAGAACAGAGAGTAGTTTATGTGGATGGGTATAGAGGTAAAATTGGAGCAGATAAACCCATGAGTAATGATGTGTTTCAAAAGTTATTTAGAGACCTTCAAGTTCATGATATCCCTAAGGATAAAATAAAC is from Flammeovirga agarivorans and encodes:
- a CDS encoding DUF4476 domain-containing protein; protein product: MKFYYLLTQLFLPFSLFAIQEDCKEISKKEYTKVISTFHELPEDIYSVKAKEFTEVYCMNSKSVHELAAIFKSDHERIEYLYHAYAYVEDWSDLHTMHFHFEDSLYLERFVSFVQSFESDMSNISEDLARIESEMITDYVLEEIPEEQRVVYVDGYRGKIGADKPMSNDVFQKLFRDLQVHDIPKDKINLFDNRIQNHGISVTQLQIVLNLFSFETDKMKVFNTSLSSIYDLDNLYKVKGQFINFFYKKEIDDITSTQLESLATDEITKDDHVIYQKN